A stretch of the Amycolatopsis sp. BJA-103 genome encodes the following:
- a CDS encoding DUF6528 family protein has protein sequence MKIMRKSLVALAIAGLSVAGSAPAVADAGARDRGSIVITEQASKRILVLPADRASWQNRKVSWSWAPNAANGLADLAGSWSNPSDAKLAERGGEKYLLTSASGGFAAVVPYPAGDRAYWAADVGGPANPHSIELLPDGNVAVAASTGGWVRIYTASQGQRSKTYAEYPLVGAHGVVWDASRNVLWALGTDALVALSVGGTPAAPVITGQRSVPVPSKGGHDLQPVPHRPDLLWVTTEAGVYQFSKTSGRFTQRYAGAREIDRPHVKSVSTNPRTGQVLTASIQDGHLCTWCTDSVRLAFPRAELALHGAWIYKARWWIG, from the coding sequence ATGAAGATCATGCGGAAATCCTTGGTGGCGCTGGCCATCGCGGGCCTTTCGGTGGCGGGGTCCGCGCCGGCGGTGGCGGACGCGGGCGCCCGCGATCGCGGCTCGATCGTCATCACCGAACAGGCGTCCAAGCGGATCCTGGTCCTGCCCGCCGACCGTGCCTCCTGGCAGAACCGGAAGGTGAGCTGGTCGTGGGCGCCGAACGCCGCCAACGGGCTGGCCGATCTGGCGGGATCGTGGAGCAACCCGAGCGACGCGAAGCTCGCCGAACGCGGGGGCGAGAAGTACCTGCTCACGTCGGCGTCCGGCGGTTTCGCGGCCGTCGTGCCGTACCCGGCGGGCGACCGGGCCTACTGGGCCGCGGACGTCGGCGGCCCGGCCAACCCGCACAGCATCGAACTCCTGCCGGACGGCAACGTCGCGGTGGCGGCCAGCACCGGCGGCTGGGTGCGGATCTACACCGCTTCGCAGGGGCAGCGCTCGAAGACGTATGCCGAGTATCCGCTGGTGGGCGCGCACGGCGTGGTGTGGGACGCCAGCCGGAACGTGCTGTGGGCACTGGGCACCGACGCGCTCGTCGCGCTGAGTGTCGGCGGGACCCCCGCCGCGCCGGTGATCACCGGGCAACGGTCCGTTCCGGTCCCGAGCAAGGGCGGCCACGACCTCCAGCCGGTTCCGCACCGGCCGGATCTGCTGTGGGTGACCACGGAAGCCGGGGTGTACCAGTTCTCGAAGACGAGTGGCCGGTTCACCCAGCGGTACGCGGGCGCTAGGGAGATCGACCGGCCGCACGTGAAGAGTGTTTCGACGAATCCCCGGACCGGGCAGGTCCTGACGGCTTCGATCCAGGACGGGCACCTGTGCACCTGGTGCACGGACTCCGTCCGGCTGGCCTTTCCACGCGCCGAGCTGGCGCTGCACGGCGCGTGGATCTACAAGGCCCGCTGGTGGATCGGTTGA
- a CDS encoding alpha/beta fold hydrolase: MTEDSRSFLNRRSMLTLGVGAAAALVASGGIAEAGQSGGPGDAELARSLPGGFRSAYAQVNGVRLHYVAGGRGEPLILLPGWPETWWQYRKIMPTLAKRYRVIAVDLRGMGGSGKPQDGYDKKTMARDIFELVRSLGYRQAHIAGHDIGAMVAFSFAANHPEATKTVTLMDVSHPDESLYQIPMLAPPGQPVHVWWFAFNQVATLPEQLVAGRARFLGDWMFDHLAADPASIGDRDRAIYAAAYDRPDAIRAGNGWYRAFGKDIEDQKAYGKIAAPMLGLGSEFNYDYLAAVLPSKAVDVRVRKVAGSGHFVAEEQPRTVIDELQAFLG, translated from the coding sequence ATGACCGAAGACAGCCGTTCCTTCCTCAACCGCCGGTCCATGCTCACCCTCGGCGTGGGTGCCGCGGCCGCGCTGGTGGCCTCGGGTGGCATCGCCGAGGCGGGCCAGTCCGGTGGCCCCGGCGACGCCGAGCTCGCCCGGTCCCTGCCCGGCGGTTTCCGCAGTGCGTACGCCCAGGTCAACGGCGTGCGGCTGCACTACGTCGCCGGTGGCCGGGGCGAACCGCTGATCCTGCTGCCGGGCTGGCCGGAGACGTGGTGGCAGTACCGCAAGATCATGCCCACGCTGGCGAAGCGGTATCGCGTGATCGCCGTCGACCTGCGGGGCATGGGCGGCTCCGGCAAGCCACAGGACGGGTACGACAAGAAGACGATGGCCCGCGACATCTTCGAGCTCGTCCGCTCGCTCGGCTACCGGCAGGCGCATATCGCCGGGCACGACATCGGCGCCATGGTCGCGTTCAGCTTCGCCGCCAACCACCCGGAGGCGACGAAGACCGTCACGCTCATGGACGTCTCGCACCCCGACGAGAGCCTGTACCAGATCCCGATGCTGGCCCCGCCCGGCCAGCCGGTGCACGTCTGGTGGTTCGCCTTCAACCAGGTCGCCACCCTGCCCGAGCAGCTGGTGGCCGGCCGGGCGCGCTTCCTCGGCGACTGGATGTTCGACCATCTGGCGGCCGATCCGGCCTCGATCGGCGACCGGGACCGCGCGATCTACGCCGCCGCGTACGACCGCCCGGACGCGATCCGCGCCGGGAACGGCTGGTACCGGGCGTTCGGCAAGGACATCGAGGACCAGAAGGCCTACGGGAAGATCGCCGCGCCGATGCTGGGGCTGGGCTCGGAGTTCAACTACGACTACCTCGCGGCGGTCCTGCCGTCCAAGGCGGTGGACGTCCGGGTACGGAAGGTCGCCGGTTCCGGTCACTTCGTCGCCGAAGAGCAGCCTCGGACGGTCATCGACGAGTTGCAGGCCTTCCTCGGGTGA
- a CDS encoding GlxA family transcriptional regulator: protein MKRLVVVVFDGASLGAMSFAFGVFDMASQFGELPDLEIRVVGGEPGTALRGGGLTVPVPEDLGAIREADLVLVPNWRSPMEDPPEAALEALRAAHDRGARVAGLCSGAFVLASAGLLDGRPATTHWAMAPLLAARFPAVRLDESVLYIDDGDILTSGGGAAGMDLGLHLIRSWCGAEVANRLAKGMVVPPHRPGGQAQYIESPMPELDEGDPVSETMAWALTRLDTALPVDELARRALMSRRNYDRRFREITGAAPGTWLTHQRVIRAQQLLESTDLPVDEIARYCGFSSSAALRPHFRRQVGVTPVSYRETFGTRLGVLEPMLS from the coding sequence ATGAAACGACTGGTGGTCGTGGTCTTCGACGGGGCTTCACTCGGGGCGATGTCCTTCGCGTTCGGTGTCTTCGACATGGCCTCGCAGTTCGGGGAACTACCCGACCTCGAGATCAGGGTCGTCGGCGGCGAACCGGGCACCGCGCTGCGTGGTGGTGGGCTGACCGTTCCGGTCCCCGAGGATCTCGGTGCCATCCGGGAGGCGGACCTGGTGCTGGTCCCGAACTGGCGGTCGCCGATGGAGGATCCGCCGGAAGCGGCGCTGGAGGCGCTCCGAGCCGCGCACGACCGGGGCGCCCGGGTGGCCGGACTGTGCAGTGGCGCCTTCGTGCTGGCCTCCGCCGGGCTGCTCGACGGTCGTCCCGCGACGACGCACTGGGCGATGGCGCCGCTGCTGGCGGCCCGCTTCCCCGCCGTCCGCCTCGACGAATCGGTGCTCTACATCGACGACGGCGACATCCTGACCTCGGGCGGCGGCGCCGCGGGGATGGATCTCGGCCTGCACCTCATCCGCTCGTGGTGTGGCGCGGAGGTGGCGAACCGGCTGGCGAAGGGCATGGTCGTCCCACCGCACCGGCCCGGCGGGCAGGCGCAGTACATCGAATCGCCGATGCCGGAACTCGACGAGGGCGACCCGGTCTCGGAGACGATGGCGTGGGCGCTCACCCGGCTGGACACCGCGCTCCCGGTCGACGAACTCGCCAGGCGGGCGCTCATGAGCAGGCGCAACTACGACCGCCGGTTCCGGGAGATCACCGGCGCCGCACCCGGCACGTGGCTCACCCACCAGCGGGTCATCCGCGCCCAGCAGCTGCTCGAATCCACCGACCTCCCGGTCGACGAGATCGCCCGGTACTGCGGGTTCTCCTCCTCGGCCGCGCTCCGGCCGCATTTCCGGCGGCAGGTCGGGGTCACGCCGGTGTCCTATCGGGAGACGTTCGGCACCCGGCTCGGTGTCCTCGAGCCCATGCTGTCCTGA